In Anaeromyxobacter diazotrophicus, a genomic segment contains:
- a CDS encoding baeRF10 domain-containing protein produces MADHHVQQALAELCELRSDGEPIVSLYLDTRWPDEKQRERSRVFLQESLRRTVDRHAAHPQLEALRRTLGRVAAAAGERVGQPGGADRGLAIFACEALGLWSVHAVPRPFVDELCTDARPHLLQLARLADDVEPGILVFVHDRGARLYEVALGAIVNEATVERPVPGRHGQGGRIRGGASPSPRGASGGAFYERERKNQRHVEELADRARREAVELLRQLWERDPRANLVLVGTSEKVAAFERALPARMQEKVLARLPRPPGKESWRGDGKAALLGQVVEKIVGHERGQEAAQVEHAIGEALRGGLAVLGPEDVVAAVNQRRVHRLIVEEDFERSGWRCRNCEALGTTHDEVCSFCQGPLALVEALSEELVGRVLAEDGEVEVVAHTNRLHAYHGVAALLRQGRANGLSGREPPAPPGGPP; encoded by the coding sequence ATGGCCGACCACCACGTGCAGCAGGCGCTCGCGGAGCTCTGCGAGCTGCGGAGCGACGGCGAGCCCATCGTGTCGCTCTACCTCGACACCCGCTGGCCCGACGAGAAGCAGCGCGAGCGCTCGCGCGTCTTCCTGCAGGAGTCCCTCCGGCGGACGGTCGACCGGCACGCGGCGCACCCGCAGCTCGAAGCGCTGCGGCGAACGCTCGGCCGCGTCGCGGCGGCCGCCGGCGAGCGGGTGGGCCAGCCCGGCGGCGCGGACCGCGGCCTCGCGATCTTCGCCTGCGAGGCGCTCGGGCTGTGGAGCGTGCACGCGGTGCCGCGGCCCTTCGTGGACGAGCTGTGCACCGACGCGCGGCCGCACCTCCTGCAGCTGGCGCGGCTCGCCGACGACGTGGAGCCCGGCATCCTGGTGTTCGTGCACGACCGCGGCGCCCGGCTGTACGAGGTGGCGCTGGGCGCCATCGTGAACGAGGCCACCGTGGAGCGCCCGGTGCCGGGCCGACACGGCCAGGGCGGGCGGATCCGCGGCGGCGCGAGCCCGTCGCCGCGCGGGGCCTCGGGGGGCGCCTTCTACGAGCGCGAGCGCAAGAACCAGCGCCACGTCGAGGAGCTGGCCGACCGCGCCCGCCGGGAGGCGGTGGAGCTCCTGCGGCAGCTCTGGGAGCGCGACCCGCGCGCGAACCTGGTGCTGGTCGGCACGAGCGAGAAGGTGGCGGCGTTCGAGCGCGCGCTCCCGGCGCGCATGCAGGAGAAGGTGCTGGCGCGCCTGCCGCGGCCGCCGGGCAAGGAGAGCTGGCGCGGCGACGGCAAGGCGGCGCTGCTCGGGCAGGTGGTGGAGAAGATCGTCGGCCACGAGCGCGGCCAGGAGGCGGCGCAGGTGGAGCACGCCATCGGGGAGGCGCTGCGCGGCGGGCTGGCGGTGCTCGGCCCCGAGGACGTGGTGGCGGCGGTGAACCAGCGCCGCGTGCACCGGCTCATCGTGGAGGAGGACTTCGAGCGGTCCGGCTGGCGGTGCCGCAACTGCGAGGCGCTCGGGACCACCCACGACGAGGTCTGCTCGTTCTGCCAGGGGCCCCTGGCGCTGGTGGAGGCGCTCTCGGAGGAGCTGGTGGGCCGGGTGCTGGCCGAGGACGGCGAGGTGGAGGTGGTGGCGCACACGAACCGGCTGCACGCCTACCACGGGGTGGCCGCGCTGCTCCGCCAGGGCCGGGCGAACGGCCTCTCCGGCCGCGAGCCGCCCGCGCCGCCGGGCGGACCTCCCTAG
- a CDS encoding nucleotidyltransferase family protein → MALLDALRALTAFDPPAELPPCDPAELFEVLDAHGLAPLASYQLESRRLGAGAPASLRERLLPLYQGTVNDNVFKLMTLKGALRGLGVPALVLGGAAYVDWLYPHLAFRPVGDLRLLVRAEDGARFAAQVGEAGFRALETGPGGHTVTFDDGRLPLRIQEGLLAGRAGDLGAFERRVPTPALGPTLARPAAEDALLLAAAELAQAGLYAPLLLYVDVRELLHQPDFAERATVEAVRRRAAELGLARALYGACAVTARYFPAAAERAAALSPELGRAERAAVEALAESAGDPTRLRRARGAEAAAKLLLAP, encoded by the coding sequence GTGGCCCTGCTCGACGCCCTGCGCGCCCTCACCGCCTTCGACCCGCCGGCCGAGCTGCCGCCGTGCGATCCCGCCGAGCTCTTCGAGGTGCTCGACGCGCACGGGCTCGCCCCGCTCGCCTCCTACCAGCTCGAGTCGCGGCGCCTCGGCGCTGGCGCGCCGGCCTCGCTCCGCGAGCGGCTCCTGCCGCTCTACCAGGGCACGGTGAACGACAACGTCTTCAAGCTCATGACGCTCAAGGGCGCGCTGCGCGGGCTCGGCGTCCCGGCGCTGGTGCTGGGCGGGGCGGCCTACGTCGACTGGCTCTACCCCCACCTCGCCTTCCGGCCGGTGGGCGACCTGCGCCTCCTGGTGCGCGCCGAGGACGGCGCCCGCTTCGCCGCGCAGGTGGGCGAGGCGGGGTTCCGGGCCCTCGAGACCGGGCCGGGGGGACACACCGTCACCTTCGACGACGGCCGGCTGCCGCTGCGGATCCAGGAGGGCCTGCTAGCGGGCCGCGCGGGGGACCTCGGCGCCTTCGAGCGGCGCGTCCCGACGCCGGCGCTCGGCCCGACGCTCGCCCGTCCCGCCGCCGAGGATGCGCTGCTCCTCGCCGCCGCGGAGCTGGCGCAGGCCGGGCTCTACGCGCCGCTCCTGCTCTACGTCGACGTCCGGGAGCTGCTCCACCAGCCCGACTTCGCGGAGCGCGCGACGGTGGAGGCGGTGCGGCGGCGCGCCGCCGAGCTGGGGCTGGCGCGGGCCCTCTACGGCGCCTGCGCCGTGACCGCGCGCTACTTCCCCGCCGCCGCGGAGCGCGCGGCGGCGCTGTCGCCTGAGCTGGGCCGCGCCGAGCGCGCGGCGGTGGAGGCGCTCGCCGAGAGCGCCGGCGACCCCACGCGCCTGCGCCGCGCGCGCGGGGCCGAGGCCGCGGCGAAGCTCCTGCTGGCGCCATAG
- a CDS encoding UDP-glucose dehydrogenase family protein, translated as MKIAVVGTGYVGLVTGTCLSESGHHVTCVDVDEKKIATLREGGIPIYEPGLEELVRRNARERRLAFTTSLAAAMRDTEVVFIAVGTPPGETGEADLTHVLTAAEQVGRAIERYTVVVNKSTVPVGSCERVREVVARSARAEFDVVSNPEFLKEGSAVDDFMRPDRVVVGVASERARQVMADLYQPFVRTEQPILFMDPRSAELTKYAANAMLATRISFMNDVAALCERLGCDVDQVRRGMGSDRRIGYPFLFPGVGFGGSCFPKDVRAVMTMARQLGLDFDLLRAVERVNERQKRLLFDKAVKHFGALAGKRCALWGLAFKPKTDDMREAPALTLAQLLAGAGAEVVAHDPVAAEVARPLLGPHVRLAGEPYAAAEGADALFLVTEWNEFRAPDYERLGQIMRGKVLFDGRNVWDAARARAAGFTYFGVGRPAA; from the coding sequence TTGAAGATCGCCGTCGTCGGCACCGGTTACGTCGGGCTCGTCACCGGGACGTGCCTCTCGGAGTCCGGCCACCACGTCACCTGCGTGGACGTGGACGAGAAGAAGATCGCGACGCTGCGGGAGGGTGGGATCCCGATCTACGAGCCGGGTCTCGAGGAGCTCGTGCGCCGCAACGCGCGCGAGCGGCGGCTCGCCTTCACCACCTCGCTCGCCGCCGCCATGCGGGACACCGAGGTGGTCTTCATCGCCGTCGGCACGCCGCCGGGCGAGACGGGCGAGGCGGACCTGACGCACGTGCTCACCGCCGCCGAGCAGGTCGGTCGCGCCATCGAGCGCTACACGGTGGTGGTGAACAAGAGCACCGTGCCCGTCGGCAGCTGCGAGCGCGTCCGCGAGGTGGTGGCGCGCTCCGCCCGGGCCGAGTTCGACGTGGTGTCGAACCCCGAGTTCCTCAAGGAGGGCTCGGCGGTGGACGACTTCATGCGGCCCGACCGCGTGGTGGTGGGCGTCGCCTCGGAGCGCGCCCGCCAGGTGATGGCGGACCTGTACCAGCCCTTCGTCCGCACCGAGCAGCCGATCCTCTTCATGGACCCGCGCTCGGCCGAGCTCACCAAGTACGCGGCCAACGCCATGCTGGCGACGCGCATCTCCTTCATGAACGACGTGGCCGCGCTGTGCGAGCGGCTCGGTTGCGACGTGGACCAGGTCCGGCGCGGCATGGGCTCGGACCGGCGCATCGGCTACCCGTTCCTCTTCCCGGGGGTCGGGTTCGGCGGCTCCTGCTTCCCGAAGGACGTCCGCGCGGTCATGACCATGGCGCGGCAGCTCGGGCTCGACTTCGACCTGCTCCGCGCGGTGGAGCGGGTGAACGAGCGGCAGAAGCGGCTCCTCTTCGACAAGGCGGTGAAGCACTTCGGCGCGCTCGCCGGCAAGCGCTGCGCGCTGTGGGGCCTCGCCTTCAAGCCCAAGACCGACGACATGCGGGAGGCGCCGGCGCTCACGCTGGCGCAGCTCCTCGCCGGCGCGGGCGCGGAGGTGGTGGCGCACGATCCGGTGGCGGCCGAGGTGGCGCGGCCGCTCCTCGGCCCGCACGTGCGCCTCGCCGGCGAGCCCTACGCCGCCGCCGAGGGGGCCGACGCGCTGTTCCTCGTCACCGAGTGGAACGAGTTCCGCGCCCCGGACTACGAGCGGCTCGGCCAGATCATGCGGGGCAAGGTGCTGTTCGACGGGCGCAACGTGTGGGACGCCGCCCGCGCCCGGGCTGCCGGCTTCACCTACTTCGGCGTCGGCCGCCCGGCGGCCTGA
- a CDS encoding LON peptidase substrate-binding domain-containing protein, whose translation MADEDVIDLDELRTALVRTCARLKVFPLPGVVVLPGTPTPFHVFEPRYRQLTAEALRGDRMLAVATLASEEGATQDRAPIQPIAGAGFIEEAEELPDGRFHILVRGLARVRLVEELENGLPYREFRAELLEDVYPPAGSAALLRQRRALEACVLQLAEVLPPESGAPQLAELAARTPSASTLADLVAAAVVSEPDKRLAVIEELDVAKRLDLVTGEVASVILMLSQGRTPSA comes from the coding sequence TTGGCCGACGAGGACGTGATCGATCTCGACGAGCTCCGGACGGCCCTCGTCCGGACCTGCGCCCGCCTCAAGGTCTTTCCGCTGCCGGGCGTGGTCGTCCTCCCGGGGACGCCCACGCCCTTTCACGTCTTCGAGCCGCGCTACCGGCAGCTCACCGCCGAGGCGCTGCGCGGCGACCGCATGCTCGCCGTCGCGACGCTCGCCTCGGAGGAGGGCGCCACGCAGGACCGCGCGCCCATCCAGCCCATCGCGGGGGCCGGCTTCATCGAGGAGGCGGAGGAGCTCCCCGACGGCCGGTTCCACATCCTGGTGCGCGGGCTCGCCCGGGTGCGCCTGGTGGAGGAGCTCGAGAACGGGCTCCCGTACCGCGAGTTCAGGGCCGAGCTCCTCGAGGACGTCTACCCGCCGGCCGGGTCCGCGGCGCTGCTCCGCCAGCGGCGGGCGCTGGAGGCCTGCGTGCTGCAGCTCGCCGAGGTGCTGCCGCCCGAGTCGGGCGCGCCGCAGCTCGCCGAGCTGGCCGCCCGCACCCCCTCCGCCTCGACGCTCGCCGACCTCGTCGCCGCCGCGGTGGTGAGCGAGCCCGACAAGCGCCTGGCGGTCATCGAGGAGCTCGACGTGGCGAAGCGCCTCGACCTCGTCACCGGCGAGGTGGCGAGCGTCATCCTCATGCTGTCGCAGGGCCGGACGCCGAGCGCCTAG
- a CDS encoding sodium-translocating pyrophosphatase, translated as MNLSTLMSSLTLAAEGGGEANLVLPDLSSVSFLGMSGKGLLAIGLLVSAAGLAFGLAISNQLKNLPVHRSMRDISELIYETCKTYLVTQAKFIALLWAFIAVIIVAYFGFLTEPHKTMGEVAIILLFSVVGILGSSGVAWFGIRVNTYANSRAAFASLRGKPFPTYAIPLKAGMSIGTMLISTELLIMLFILLFIPRDVAGPCFIGFAIGESLGASALRIAGGIFTKIADIGSDLMKIVFKIKEDDARNPGVIADCTGDNAGDSVGPSADGFETYGVTGVALISFILLAVKDPSTQVQLLVWIFAMRIMMIVASVLSYFINEAVAKAKYAAADVMNFEAPLTSLVWLTSIVSIVLTYALSYALIAQLGDGTLWWKLSTIITCGTLAGAIIPEIVKVFTSTTSGHVREVVTASREGGASLNVLAGLTAGNFSAFWMGLVIAALMGGAYAVSTLGLSALMLAPAVFAFGLVAFGFLGMGPVTIAVDSYGPVTDNAQSVYELSLIENVPNVKAEVKKDFGFDLNFDKAKHYLEENDGAGNTFKATAKPVLIGTAVVGATTMIFSIIMVLTGGLTADLEKLSIMNPLFLLGLILGGSVIYWFTGASTQAVSTGAYRAVEFIKANIRLEGVEKASVEDSKKVVAICTQYAQKGMFNIFLTVFFATLAFAFLDPFFFIGYLISIAIFGLFQAIFMANAGGAWDNAKKVVEVELKAKGTPLHDASVVGDTVGDPFKDTSSVAMNPVIKFTTLFGLLAVELALRVDTAVKIGAFAVFLAIALVFVWRSFYGMRIKTGVAAAEEDASPAASAHG; from the coding sequence ATGAACCTCTCTACCCTGATGTCATCCCTCACGCTGGCGGCCGAAGGCGGCGGCGAGGCGAACCTCGTCCTGCCCGACCTGTCCTCGGTCAGCTTCCTCGGTATGAGCGGCAAGGGCCTGCTCGCGATCGGGCTCCTGGTCTCGGCGGCCGGCCTGGCCTTCGGCCTCGCCATCTCGAACCAGCTCAAGAACCTGCCGGTGCACCGGTCGATGCGGGACATCTCGGAGCTCATCTACGAGACCTGCAAGACCTACCTCGTCACGCAGGCGAAGTTCATCGCCCTGCTCTGGGCCTTCATCGCCGTCATCATCGTGGCCTACTTCGGCTTCCTGACCGAGCCGCACAAGACGATGGGGGAGGTGGCGATCATCCTCCTCTTCTCGGTGGTCGGCATCCTGGGCAGCTCGGGCGTCGCCTGGTTCGGCATCCGGGTCAACACCTACGCCAACTCGCGCGCCGCCTTCGCGTCGCTGCGCGGCAAGCCGTTCCCCACCTACGCCATCCCGCTCAAGGCGGGCATGTCGATCGGCACCATGCTGATCAGCACCGAGCTGCTGATCATGCTCTTCATCCTGCTCTTCATCCCGCGGGACGTGGCCGGCCCGTGCTTCATCGGCTTCGCCATCGGCGAGTCGCTCGGCGCCTCGGCGCTGCGCATCGCCGGCGGCATCTTCACGAAGATCGCCGACATCGGCTCCGATCTCATGAAGATCGTCTTCAAGATCAAGGAGGACGACGCCCGCAACCCCGGCGTCATCGCCGACTGCACCGGCGACAACGCGGGCGACTCGGTCGGCCCCTCGGCCGACGGCTTCGAGACCTACGGCGTCACCGGCGTCGCGCTCATCAGCTTCATCCTGCTGGCGGTGAAGGACCCGAGCACGCAGGTGCAGCTGCTGGTGTGGATCTTCGCGATGCGCATCATGATGATCGTCGCGTCGGTCCTCTCCTACTTCATCAACGAGGCGGTCGCGAAGGCCAAGTACGCCGCCGCCGACGTGATGAACTTCGAGGCGCCGCTCACCTCGCTGGTGTGGCTCACCTCGATCGTCTCCATCGTCCTCACCTACGCGCTCTCCTACGCGCTCATCGCCCAGCTCGGCGACGGGACGCTGTGGTGGAAGCTCTCCACCATCATCACCTGCGGCACGCTCGCCGGCGCGATCATCCCCGAGATCGTGAAGGTCTTCACCTCCACCACCTCCGGGCACGTGCGCGAGGTCGTCACCGCCTCCCGCGAGGGCGGCGCGTCGCTCAACGTCCTCGCCGGCCTCACCGCCGGCAACTTCTCCGCCTTCTGGATGGGCCTCGTCATCGCCGCGCTGATGGGCGGCGCCTACGCCGTCTCGACGCTCGGCCTCTCGGCGCTCATGCTGGCGCCGGCCGTCTTCGCCTTCGGCCTGGTCGCCTTCGGCTTCCTCGGCATGGGCCCGGTCACCATCGCCGTCGACTCCTACGGCCCGGTGACGGACAACGCCCAGTCGGTCTACGAGCTCTCGCTGATCGAGAACGTGCCGAACGTGAAGGCCGAGGTGAAGAAGGACTTCGGCTTCGACCTCAACTTCGACAAGGCCAAGCACTACCTCGAGGAGAACGACGGCGCCGGCAACACCTTCAAGGCGACCGCCAAGCCGGTGCTCATCGGCACCGCGGTGGTGGGCGCCACCACCATGATCTTCTCCATCATCATGGTGCTGACGGGCGGCCTCACCGCCGACCTCGAGAAGCTCTCCATCATGAACCCGCTCTTCCTGCTCGGGCTCATCCTCGGCGGCTCGGTCATCTACTGGTTCACCGGCGCCTCGACCCAGGCCGTCTCCACCGGCGCCTACCGCGCGGTGGAGTTCATCAAGGCCAACATCCGCCTCGAGGGCGTCGAGAAGGCCTCGGTGGAGGACTCGAAGAAGGTGGTCGCCATCTGCACGCAGTACGCGCAGAAGGGCATGTTCAACATCTTCCTCACCGTCTTCTTCGCCACGCTCGCCTTCGCCTTCCTCGATCCGTTCTTCTTCATCGGGTACCTCATCTCGATCGCCATCTTCGGCCTCTTCCAGGCCATCTTCATGGCGAACGCCGGCGGCGCCTGGGACAACGCGAAGAAGGTGGTCGAGGTCGAGCTCAAGGCGAAGGGCACGCCGCTCCACGACGCCTCGGTCGTCGGCGACACCGTCGGCGACCCCTTCAAGGACACCTCCTCGGTGGCCATGAACCCGGTCATCAAGTTCACGACCCTGTTCGGCCTGCTGGCCGTCGAGCTGGCGCTCCGCGTCGACACCGCCGTCAAGATCGGCGCGTTCGCCGTGTTCCTCGCCATCGCCCTCGTCTTCGTGTGGCGCTCGTTCTACGGGATGCGCATCAAGACGGGCGTGGCGGCGGCCGAAGAGGACGCCAGCCCCGCCGCCTCCGCGCACGGGTAG
- a CDS encoding ExbD/TolR family protein, with protein MPIVQPGKRPAKRFQSSKIMGGKMHRHLRTGNVELNVVPMVDMMTMLVIFLLQQFSATGEVLYMQKDIRLPDARHGQQIEVAPVIAISAAQVVVSGVKVADVPDLEKDPSQIIAPLTEKLRDEKKRWDFIHQNDRDREKNWKGEVNVQADVKVPFRVVRRVLASAAEAGYGNINFAAMEEGGPAAAKK; from the coding sequence GTGCCGATCGTCCAGCCCGGTAAGCGGCCCGCCAAGCGCTTCCAGTCGTCCAAGATCATGGGCGGCAAGATGCACCGCCACCTGCGCACGGGGAACGTCGAGCTCAACGTCGTGCCGATGGTCGACATGATGACGATGCTCGTCATCTTCCTCCTGCAGCAGTTCTCGGCCACCGGCGAAGTGCTCTACATGCAGAAGGACATCCGGCTGCCCGACGCCCGCCACGGCCAGCAGATCGAGGTGGCGCCGGTGATCGCCATCAGCGCCGCGCAGGTGGTGGTCTCGGGCGTGAAGGTGGCCGACGTGCCGGACCTGGAGAAGGACCCGTCGCAGATCATCGCGCCGCTCACCGAGAAGCTGCGCGACGAGAAGAAGCGCTGGGACTTCATCCACCAGAACGACCGCGACCGGGAGAAGAACTGGAAGGGCGAGGTGAACGTCCAGGCGGACGTGAAGGTGCCCTTCCGCGTGGTCCGGCGCGTGCTGGCCTCTGCCGCCGAGGCGGGGTATGGCAACATCAACTTCGCCGCCATGGAAGAGGGCGGCCCGGCCGCCGCCAAGAAGTAG
- a CDS encoding ExbD/TolR family protein — MGGGALPESGKKGKRSLDTTVNVVPAIDLLSCCISFLLFTAVWTQISRLQATPMGNGDPAPTEQVKSLTVTLTVGERGFVLATSAGAQIEIPALGRAPDGGVQYDLKGLGERLKKLKADFPDQAAITVAADDAVVYADLVHTIDACVGAGLSNVSVMGAG; from the coding sequence ATGGGCGGCGGCGCGCTCCCGGAGAGCGGCAAGAAGGGCAAGCGATCGCTCGACACGACGGTCAACGTCGTGCCGGCCATCGACCTCCTCTCCTGCTGCATCTCCTTCCTGCTCTTCACCGCGGTCTGGACCCAGATCTCGCGGCTGCAGGCGACGCCCATGGGGAACGGCGATCCGGCCCCCACCGAGCAGGTGAAGTCGCTCACCGTGACGCTCACGGTGGGCGAGCGCGGCTTCGTGCTCGCCACCAGCGCCGGGGCGCAGATCGAGATCCCGGCCCTGGGGCGCGCGCCGGACGGCGGCGTGCAGTACGACCTGAAGGGCCTGGGCGAGCGGCTCAAGAAGCTCAAGGCCGACTTCCCCGACCAGGCCGCCATCACGGTGGCCGCCGACGACGCCGTCGTCTACGCGGACCTCGTCCACACCATCGACGCCTGCGTCGGGGCGGGGCTCTCGAACGTCTCGGTCATGGGAGCGGGGTGA
- a CDS encoding MotA/TolQ/ExbB proton channel family protein, which produces MGNFFGSVFESFEKGGWGMYPISVALIFALAIVAERVFVLYFQSSVDKEAFLRGLKKHIYAGDLDKAISYCAGQKKTPLVSVIKAGLINVPKGEEDVQAAMDEATLRESPKIERRTGYLAMISNVATLLGLLGTISGLIRCFGAVANANPADKATILSQGISEAMFCTAFGLGTAIPALVLYSVLQGRTQRMVDEINESAVGVLNLIVANKDKMKLPAARAVAEAPVEETVE; this is translated from the coding sequence ATGGGGAACTTCTTCGGCAGCGTGTTCGAGTCGTTCGAGAAGGGCGGATGGGGCATGTACCCCATCTCGGTCGCGCTCATCTTCGCCCTCGCGATCGTGGCCGAGCGCGTCTTCGTCCTCTACTTCCAGTCGTCGGTCGACAAGGAAGCGTTCCTGCGCGGGCTGAAGAAGCACATCTACGCGGGCGACCTCGACAAGGCGATCAGCTACTGCGCCGGGCAGAAGAAGACCCCGCTCGTCTCGGTCATCAAGGCCGGCCTCATCAACGTCCCGAAGGGCGAGGAGGACGTCCAGGCGGCGATGGACGAGGCGACGCTCCGCGAGTCGCCCAAGATCGAGCGCCGCACCGGCTACCTGGCGATGATCTCCAACGTCGCCACCCTGCTCGGGCTCCTCGGCACCATCTCCGGCCTCATCCGCTGCTTCGGCGCGGTGGCGAACGCGAACCCCGCCGACAAGGCCACCATCCTCTCCCAGGGCATCTCGGAGGCCATGTTCTGCACCGCCTTCGGCCTCGGGACCGCCATCCCCGCGCTCGTCCTCTACTCGGTGCTGCAGGGGCGCACGCAGCGCATGGTGGACGAGATCAACGAGTCGGCGGTGGGCGTGCTGAACCTCATCGTGGCCAACAAGGACAAGATGAAGCTGCCGGCGGCGCGCGCCGTGGCCGAGGCCCCCGTCGAGGAGACGGTGGAGTAA